GCGAAACATCTTGAGCTTGAAATTACCGAATCTTGCATGATGAATCATCCAGAAGAGATCATCAACGTATTGAAAACCCTTGGCAATATGGGTATTGCCATTAGTATTGATGATTTTGGTACTGGCTACTCATCGCTAAATTACTTAAAAAAATTGCCCATAGATATCCTTAAGATTGACCAATCTTTTATGCGTGATATTCCAGATGATGGTAATAATGCGGCTATTGCTAAAGCGATCATCGCCATGGGGCATGCGATGAACCTAAAAGTCATAGCCGAAGGTGTTGAAACTAAGCAGCAAGCTGAATTTTTGATTGCTAACGGTTGTGACTACGCACAAGGGTATTTGTACAGCAAGCCAAAGAGTGCTGATGATATTACCCACGACAGCAGCATAGGGGTTAGGGGCTGTTGACCTTTCAAGATTATTTTTGCAGCTGCTTGTTGGAAATTTATACAAGGCAACGAGTTTGACGTGTGGTTATTCCACATGATAAGTCGTTAACGCAGTAGAAATGACAACAAGCGCTGCCTGAAAGGTTCGTTTAAAAGCACCTACGCCCTTAGCAAAGAGCTTAGTTTGTTGCGAGCCCTGTTGTTAAGATCAATTTGTTTAGATGACTAGACGTCATCGCTCACGTCGCGATTAAAGTGCTTTTAATTCGAACAAATTCTAATCAGCAAAGATCAGCAGCCCCTCGCAAGCGCATGAGACTCTAGAAATATCTTGCCAATAGAATGTTAACAGACAGAAAACTTATTTAGGTTTGACTCGCTCCACCCACTGATATTGTTTAGAATACCTAAATCTTGCCCGCTAGCCAGTTGCTATCTGGGCCAAATTATCAGGGTGGACTGTTTTTCTGCCTGGGAGAGTAAATGCAATTATTTGTAAAAGACCTAACCGTTATTGATTTTTCTTACCTGTGCCCAATCCGCGGTATGGTGGGCGAAAGTTGGATAGTCGATGTGTTGCTTGTTGGTGGTTTAGATGAGCAAAATATGGTGCTGGATTTTGGTAAGGTCAAAAAAGTCATTAAGGCGACTATTGATGATGTTGCTGATCATCGACTGTTAATTCCTACAGCATGCAGTCAGGTTCGATGGCAACAAAAAGGCGATAGAGTATGGATGGACTTTGATAGCGAACAAGGTTCAATTCACCTTGCTTGTCCTTCTCAAGCATTTGCGCTCGTACCGACAGAAGTGATTGATTTTGATAGTGTGAATGCCTTCTTACAAAAGGCGTTGGCTGAAGTATTACCTGGCAACGTCCATGGTATTAGCCTGACGTTGCGCAATGAGGTGCTTTCAACGCCTTATTATCATTACAGTCATGGGCTTAAAAAGCATGATGGCAATTGCCAGCGTATTGCTCACGGGCATCGCAGTCCTGTCACCGTTTTTGAAAATGGCGTCGCAGAACCTAAATGGGATGCATTTTGGGCCAAGCGCTGGAAAGATATCTATCTCGGTTCTCAAGACGATGTGGTTGACGTGGCGAGCCTGGAGTTATCAGCGCAAGCCAATGTTACAGATGACTCTCACTTTGGTTTTCACTACCAGGCCCCGCAAGGAGACTTTCAATTAGCCATGCCAAAAGCATGCTGTGAAATCATTCCCCACGACACCACGGTTGAGCTTTTAGCTGAATATATGGCGAATACCCTACATGAGCAGCAGCCACAAAGCAGTTTTAAAGTGATTGCGTTTGAAGGCATTGGCAAAGGTGCTATCAGTACTCGTGAAGCACAATAGGCCCATGAAGAAAAGTAGGCTCGTGAAGCAAAGCGCTTTTAAACCCAAACTCTAATTGGTACAAGCCGGCAAATACACCCAAGAACATAATAAAAATCAAAGGGAAGGTAATGTTCAAATCATTATGGATATCTAGCGCAGTCATTTCTTCGTTATTGACTATGCCTGCCTTTGCTCAACTTGAACTGCAAGGCAAGTTTGAGCAAGGGGCGCTTATACGTGGCTCTGTGCCTGCAGGCGCTAAAGTGAAACTGAATGGTGAAGTCATCAAGGTAACAGCAGACGGACGTTTTGCATTTGGTTTTGAGCGTGATGCAGAGCTTGAACAGTCGTTAGAGGTGGTTTATCCAGATGGCTTAACTGAAATTAAACCACTGAAAGTCAATAAGAGAGAATACAAGATTGATCGGATTGAGGGGATCAGTAAAAAGATCATGAAACCCAATCCGCAAGCCCAGGCTCGTGCAGCCAAGGATGCTAAGCAGGTGCGAGCCGCGCGTGATACATTCAGTGAACACGCTTTCTTCACTCAAGACTTTATATGGCCTGTAACTGGGCGTATATCGGGTGTATATGGCAGCCAGCGCGTTTACAATGGTAAACCTGGTAACCCGCACTATGGCGTTGATATCGCAAGACCTACAGGTACAGTCGTTGTTGCGCCAGCGGATGGTGTCGTCACGTTAGCTGTTCCAGATATGTTTTATTCTGGTGGCACCGTTATTATCGATCATGGTTATGGTGTAAGTTCAACGTTCATCCACTTACATAAGATTTATGCCAAGGTAGGTGACAAGGTTAAACAAGGGCAAGATGTCGCCGAGATTGGGGCTACTGGCAGGGTAACAGGCCCGCATTTAGATTGGCGAGTCAACTGGTTTCAGATGCGCTTAGATCCAACAACACTCGTGCCGCCTATGTCGACGGTATTAAAGCAGCAAAAAACGGCTAAATAGTATTAATCACTATATTTGGTCATATCAATATTAAACAACAAAGGCGTCAGTATTTACTGACGCCTTTTTACTTTCTAACTAGTTGTTTTGTTAACTAAAGCCTAAGGGTGCTGCTCAAACCACCATAAGATATGAGCTACTTTCGACATTAAGTTGCTTGGACGTTTATAGATGCCGTGGGGAGCATCAGGGATCCGCACCATAGCCGTGGGGATATTTCTAAGTTTTAACGCTTGGTAATATTGCTCGGTTTCGCCGATTGGCGTTCTCAAGTCAGCTTCACCAGTAAGTAACATTGTTGGTGTGGTCACATTACCTACATAGCTAAGTGGAGAGAGCTTCATATAATGCTCAGGGTCTTCCCATGGCATTTTTTCAAACCAGTTTTTTATCACAAAACTATGAATGTCAGTCGTCAGTGTAAAGCTAATCCAATTGATAACAGGCTTGGCGACGACAGCAGCTTTAAATCTATCTGTATGGCCAATTATCCAAGATGTTAGTACGCCGCCACCTGAGCCGCCAGTCACATATAGCTTGTCTGTATCAACCGCTTCAGTCGCGATAACACCGTCAACTACACTCATTAAGTCATCATAATCCTGGCTCGGATAATTGTTGTAGATGGTTTGCGCGAACTCTTTACCATAGCTGTCACTGCCTCTTGGGTTGGCATAAACCACAACATAACCTTGTGCAGCCATTAGCTGGATTTCTGCCGCAAAATGAGGTCCGTAGTTGGTGACGGGGCCACCATGAATTTCGAGAATTAGTGGCAGTTTCTTACCTTGGTTCTTTAATGCTTCATAGTTTGGCGGTAGGGCAATCCAGGCTTGAATAGGTCGCTGATCGTAAGATGACTTAACTGTTATTTCTTTGATACTTGCTAGTTGCTTGTGATCCAGTGCATCTGCGTTCAGGTCGGTAAGTTGCTCGGTTTTACCTTTGCGAGTGATTGCCACGTCAGCAGGGCGTTGCGGATCAGAAAAGGTATAAGCCAGAGTGCCATTTTCTGAGACATCAAACTGCGCGCCAGTATAAGGGCGCCCGAAAGATAACCCTCCAAGGTTTTTAGCCATACGTTTGCGTTTACCTGAAAGGGCTTGATGGTCAACAAAGGTCTCACCATGATCGTGGTACATCATGTATACGCCTTTGCTGTTTGATGACCATTTGATGCTGTTAATTGATCTATCAAGGTTTTTGGTCAGGCTACGCTGCTCACTACCATCTAAGTTCATTACCATTAGTTCTACATTTTGGTAGTTGCGATAGTTCTGTTTCGCGTTCAGATATGCGATGTATTTACCATTAGGTGACACAATAGGTGACGAGGTTGTGCCAAGTTCATCAGTAAGCTGCTTAGGTTCGCCTGAATTTAACTCTAGAGCGAAGATATTGCTGTTAGTCCATTCTTGTTTTGACTCATCCAATTCGTTAACAGCGTAGAGCAGGGTTTTGCTGTCTTTGCTCCAGCTTATGGCACCATTGTGATTAGACTTTGCGAAAGTCACTTGTCTCGGGCTGCCACCATCAGCTGACATAATGAATATTTGTTGATAGCCATTGTTTAGATTACCCACGCCATCAAAACGGTAGTACATGCTATCGACAAACACTGCAGGCTTAGCCCAATCCGCTTTCGCTGGCTTACCCGGTAAATTCACAACCGGCTGAGTTTTTTCTGCAACAAATTGGGTAAATGCTAGGTATTTTTCATCGGGTGACCAAACCACTTTACTTGGCATTGATGACAGATTGGAGATCCGTGCTGTCTGCCCTGACTCAAGCCATTTCATATGGATTTGCACTGAGCCTGTCTCGTCAGATAAATAGGCTAAGCGGTCATTACTTGGAGATAAACTCGGTGCAAAATCGTTCTTTAATCCCGTGGTAACCGGAGTCAGCTGACCTTGTTTCGACACCT
This DNA window, taken from Shewanella maritima, encodes the following:
- a CDS encoding S9 family peptidase — protein: MKALAVALSLAALWTANVNSEPLSTSKLTPQSSGLNKPENALQLEDIFTLEYASNINITKDAKQVYFVRNYMDINTDRKLTNIWQVSKQGQLTPVTTGLKNDFAPSLSPSNDRLAYLSDETGSVQIHMKWLESGQTARISNLSSMPSKVVWSPDEKYLAFTQFVAEKTQPVVNLPGKPAKADWAKPAVFVDSMYYRFDGVGNLNNGYQQIFIMSADGGSPRQVTFAKSNHNGAISWSKDSKTLLYAVNELDESKQEWTNSNIFALELNSGEPKQLTDELGTTSSPIVSPNGKYIAYLNAKQNYRNYQNVELMVMNLDGSEQRSLTKNLDRSINSIKWSSNSKGVYMMYHDHGETFVDHQALSGKRKRMAKNLGGLSFGRPYTGAQFDVSENGTLAYTFSDPQRPADVAITRKGKTEQLTDLNADALDHKQLASIKEITVKSSYDQRPIQAWIALPPNYEALKNQGKKLPLILEIHGGPVTNYGPHFAAEIQLMAAQGYVVVYANPRGSDSYGKEFAQTIYNNYPSQDYDDLMSVVDGVIATEAVDTDKLYVTGGSGGGVLTSWIIGHTDRFKAAVVAKPVINWISFTLTTDIHSFVIKNWFEKMPWEDPEHYMKLSPLSYVGNVTTPTMLLTGEADLRTPIGETEQYYQALKLRNIPTAMVRIPDAPHGIYKRPSNLMSKVAHILWWFEQHP
- a CDS encoding 6-carboxytetrahydropterin synthase, which produces MQLFVKDLTVIDFSYLCPIRGMVGESWIVDVLLVGGLDEQNMVLDFGKVKKVIKATIDDVADHRLLIPTACSQVRWQQKGDRVWMDFDSEQGSIHLACPSQAFALVPTEVIDFDSVNAFLQKALAEVLPGNVHGISLTLRNEVLSTPYYHYSHGLKKHDGNCQRIAHGHRSPVTVFENGVAEPKWDAFWAKRWKDIYLGSQDDVVDVASLELSAQANVTDDSHFGFHYQAPQGDFQLAMPKACCEIIPHDTTVELLAEYMANTLHEQQPQSSFKVIAFEGIGKGAISTREAQ
- a CDS encoding M23 family metallopeptidase, which translates into the protein MFKSLWISSAVISSLLTMPAFAQLELQGKFEQGALIRGSVPAGAKVKLNGEVIKVTADGRFAFGFERDAELEQSLEVVYPDGLTEIKPLKVNKREYKIDRIEGISKKIMKPNPQAQARAAKDAKQVRAARDTFSEHAFFTQDFIWPVTGRISGVYGSQRVYNGKPGNPHYGVDIARPTGTVVVAPADGVVTLAVPDMFYSGGTVIIDHGYGVSSTFIHLHKIYAKVGDKVKQGQDVAEIGATGRVTGPHLDWRVNWFQMRLDPTTLVPPMSTVLKQQKTAK